A genomic stretch from Terriglobus sp. RCC_193 includes:
- a CDS encoding YpdA family putative bacillithiol disulfide reductase — MSNMLFDVLVIGAGPTGLACAIDAQKEGLRVVLVDKGCVCNSLFHYPAHMTFFTTPELLEIGNMPFSSPNQKPTRSEALEYYRKVAEHYALDVRQYHHVDRVSGSDGDFTVHTTDRFGRAQDFRAKKLIVSTGYYDLPNYLGIPGEDLNKVHHYYDEPHPYFGLNVLVIGGKNSAAIAALDLWRHGAKVTLVHRGETMHRHVKYWILPDINNRIANGEIAAYFASTVKQIAEDTVTLNTPQGEITLANDFVFALTGYHPDFDFLERMGVALDSDNSRCPVCTPETLESNVKGIYMAGVVVAGERTNEIFIENGRFHGALIARDLAVKLLGKS; from the coding sequence ATGTCCAACATGTTGTTCGATGTGCTGGTGATAGGGGCTGGACCCACCGGGCTGGCGTGCGCTATTGATGCGCAGAAGGAAGGCCTGCGCGTGGTCCTGGTGGATAAAGGATGCGTGTGCAACAGCCTCTTCCATTACCCGGCGCATATGACGTTTTTTACCACGCCGGAACTGCTGGAGATTGGCAACATGCCGTTCAGCAGCCCCAACCAGAAGCCCACACGCAGTGAGGCGCTGGAGTATTACCGCAAAGTGGCGGAGCACTACGCGTTGGACGTGCGGCAATATCATCACGTGGACCGGGTCAGCGGCTCGGACGGCGATTTCACCGTACACACCACGGATCGCTTTGGCCGTGCGCAGGATTTCCGCGCGAAGAAGCTCATCGTCTCCACGGGCTATTACGATCTGCCGAACTATCTCGGCATCCCGGGCGAAGACCTCAACAAGGTTCATCACTACTACGACGAGCCGCACCCATACTTCGGGCTGAACGTGCTGGTGATCGGCGGCAAGAATTCCGCAGCGATTGCGGCGCTGGATCTGTGGCGTCATGGTGCGAAGGTGACATTGGTGCATCGTGGTGAAACCATGCATCGGCACGTAAAGTACTGGATTCTGCCGGACATTAACAATCGCATTGCAAATGGCGAAATTGCGGCGTATTTTGCGTCAACTGTGAAACAGATTGCGGAGGACACCGTTACGCTGAACACACCGCAGGGTGAAATCACCCTGGCGAATGATTTCGTGTTTGCGTTGACGGGATATCATCCTGACTTCGACTTCCTGGAACGTATGGGTGTTGCGCTTGATTCGGACAACAGTCGTTGCCCGGTCTGCACCCCGGAGACCCTGGAGTCGAACGTGAAGGGTATCTACATGGCAGGTGTGGTGGTGGCGGGCGAACGCACCAACGAAATCTTTATCGAAAATGGCCGCTTTCATGGCGCTCTCATCGCGCGTGACCTGGCCGTCAAACTGCTTGGCAAGTCTTAA